The following proteins come from a genomic window of Astatotilapia calliptera chromosome 11, fAstCal1.2, whole genome shotgun sequence:
- the kcnv1 gene encoding potassium voltage-gated channel subfamily V member 1, protein MSVFSSSMAGLGSEVCGDTASLVSLESSVFLSERTASCVSDTLNFFIINVGGSRYMLSQDLLASYPETRLGKLACCSRDSALELCDDADFLENEFFFDRNSQAFQYVMNYYQTGHLHVMEELCEISFLQEIEYWGIDELCINPCCRERYYRRKEQKESLEVQRELDADDGDEDFAGVACPGTRRRLWDVLEKPESSRAARTFGSLSMFFVVLSVINMVLISLDLGEDFGVGGLGIGAPLLFDALEYVCVVWFTIELVLRFLCVRDKCRFSRSIPNVIDLLAILPFYVTLAVENLHGGSTELENMGRVVQVLRLLRSLRMLKLGRHLTGLKSLGMTIAQCYEEVGLLLLFLGVGISIFATAVFALEHDLPATTFTSVPTAWWWATTSMTTVGYGDVRPDTAVGKVLAFLCILSGILILALPIAIINDRFSACYFTLKVKEAAIRHGEMLKRLARGSVGEAGPGVNLRDAYARSVLEMMRLHGRERASTRSSGGDELWW, encoded by the exons aTGAGCGTCTTCTCCAGTTCGATGGCTGGTCTGGGGTCGGAGGTGTGTGGCGACACCGCCTCCCTGGTCTCTTTGGAGTCAAGCGTTTTCCTCAGCGAGCGGACGGCGTCCTGCGTCAGCGACACACTCAACTTCTTCATCATCAACGTTGGCGGGAGTCGCTACATGCTGTCGCAGGATCTGCTGGCGTCCTACCCGGAGACCCGGCTGGGGAAACTGGCCTGCTGCAGCCGAGACTCGGCGCTGGAGCTCTGCGACGATGCCGACTTCCTGGAGAACGAATTCTTCTTTGACAGGAACTCCCAGGCTTTCCA GTACGTGATGAACTACTACCAGACGGGTCACCTGCACGTCATGGAGGAGCTGTGTGAGATCTCCTTCCTGCAGGAGATCGAGTACTGGGGCATCGACGAGCTCTGCATCAACCCCTGCTGCCGTGAGCGCTACTACCGCCGCAAGGAGCAGAAGGAAAGCCTCGAGGTACAACGGGAGCTCGATGCCGACGATGGGGATGAGGACTTTGCGGGCGTCGCTTGCCCAGGCACTCGCCGCCGCCTCTGGGACGTCCTTGAGAAACCCGAGTCATCGCGCGCTGCTCGGACCTTTGGCTCGCTCTCGATGTTCTTCGTGGTGTTGTCGGTCATCAACATGGTGCTCATCTCGCTGGACTTAGGTGAGGACTTTGGAGTGGGCGGCCTCGGCATCGGCGCTCCGCTGCTCTTCGACGCCCTGGAATACGTGTGTGTCGTGTGGTTCACGATCGAGCTGGTGCTTCGGTTCCTCTGCGTTAGGGACAAGTGCCGATTCAGTCGGAGCATTCCCAACGTGATCGATCTGCTCGCCATCCTCCCGTTCTACGTGACACTGGCGGTGGAGAACCTCCACGGAGGATCCACTGAGCTGGAGAACATGGGCCGTGTGGTGCAGGTGCTCCGCCTCCTGAGGTCGCTCCGCATGCTGAAGCTGGGCCGGCActtgacag GTTTGAAGTCTCTCGGTATGACCATCGCGCAGTGCTACGAGGAGGTCGgccttctgctcctcttcctcggTGTGGGCATCTCCATCTTCGCGACCGCAGTCTTCGCCCTGGAGCACGACCTTCCTGCCACCACCTTCACCAGCGTTCCCACCGCCTGGTGGTGGGCGACCACGTCTATGACCACGGTGGGCTACGGGGACGTGCGGCCCGACACGGCGGTGGGTAAGGTGCTCGCCTTCCTCTGCATCCTGTCTGGGATCCTAATCCTGGCGCTCCCCATCGCCATCATCAACGACCGCTTCTCTGCCTGCTACTTCACCCTGAAGGTGAAGGAGGCGGCGATACGACACGGCGAGATGCTGAAGCGGCTGGCCCGTGGCTCGGTGGGGGAGGCGGGGCCGGGCGTGAACCTGAGGGACGCCTATGCCCGGAGTGTGCTGGAGATGATGAGGCTGCACGGGCGGGAGAGGGCGAGCACTAGAAGCAGCGGGGGTGACGAGCTATGGTGGTAG